In a single window of the Leptospira sanjuanensis genome:
- a CDS encoding nucleoside triphosphate pyrophosphatase: MIVLRSRSPRRKYVLESLDLDFRVEPEDVDETAFEGESPLEYLKRISLAKLGTRSENELLISCDTIVVQNNRILQKPENVSEAMEMLGRLSGKSHLVYSGLGIYDRGLEQFAFDSSRVQFHTWNNDQIRNYIQTYSPFDKAGSYGVQDKEGPVFGFEGSYTNILGFPIRMFFQYHELWKKYLKGNHA; this comes from the coding sequence ATGATCGTTCTCAGATCCAGGTCCCCGCGTAGAAAATATGTCCTGGAATCTTTGGATCTTGATTTTAGGGTCGAACCGGAGGACGTGGATGAAACCGCGTTCGAAGGCGAAAGTCCTCTCGAATATCTCAAACGAATCTCATTGGCAAAGTTAGGAACTCGTTCCGAAAACGAGCTTTTGATTTCCTGCGATACGATCGTCGTTCAAAACAATCGAATTCTCCAGAAACCCGAAAACGTTTCCGAAGCGATGGAAATGCTCGGAAGACTTTCCGGCAAATCGCATCTGGTTTATTCGGGTTTAGGAATTTACGATCGAGGACTTGAACAATTCGCGTTCGATTCTTCCCGAGTTCAATTTCATACTTGGAACAACGATCAAATCCGAAACTACATCCAAACGTATTCTCCGTTTGATAAGGCAGGAAGTTACGGGGTTCAAGATAAGGAAGGACCGGTTTTCGGTTTTGAAGGATCGTATACGAACATCCTCGGTTTTCCGATCCGAATGTTCTTTCAATACCACGAGCTTTGGAAGAAATATTTAAAAGGAAATCACGCGTAA